The DNA segment AGAAAGCAGCAAAGGGACATTCTTTCTGTTGTGATTGCATTAGCCATCCTGAGGCCGTTGGATTACGGCTGGCTGTTTGTCGCTCGTAGTGCCATTTCAGCAATGTGGACCCTCGCGTGGGGCCTCGCTTGCAAAGAGTTACATGTGCTTGAGCTGcactttcttttctctgtgcctACCCTTTCACGTTGCACTGTTTATTGCACTGAGAGGATTAACGGCGAGCGAGTTCATGTCACccctgttgctgtgtgtgttccacaCACGGGAACACTTATGGGACACAATGTGGTGATTCCTCTGAAACTCTCAGGATAATCTGCCGGGGGTGTGACTTAACTCCTGTTAATCATCTCAGGAAAATTACTTATTGAGTAGCAATGGCCAAAATGATGCTTGAGTAATTCCAGATGAGGACAGAGTGACACAGCATCCAAAGGTGTACTTAGAGTAGTCCAAGGAGCACCTGCACACTTCTTCCTGTGTCCCTCCATTCTTCACAGTGACATTGCACTTTTTAGTTGGCACTCCGATAACTCAATTTGTTCACACAAATTCTCCAGGGTGCTGATTGTGTTTTGCTGCCCGCAGTGGCAGGATGTTTTTTTGGCTACCTTGATGAATATGAGCGCTTTACTCAGTAGCTCTGATATCATGACGGTGGAAAAGTGGTTAGGAGAGAATGAATCCGTCGCGAGTTAAGTTGATTTCAAGAACACATGCCTGAATAAaactatttttctttcattcactaTTCTGAATCATCTCAAatctttgttctgttttttaaaagcaaagatTGAGGTAAAGAATCTGTTTGATGTCAAAAGGATGTGCAGCTATGTAGCTACAGGCAACGCCAAATTTATAGGGCTGACTGAAACAATGCATTTATTTGATTGAGGCCTCCTTAAAATATACAACCAAATGTGTTTATGTGGAGACTTTTTGGAAATATGACTTAATTACTTTCGATTGAGAGGCCAGATAgttctgtttacatgaataCTGAATAAGGGATTAAGTCTATGGATcagtcccataatgctttgcagtGTGGTATTGACTTTTTGCGATATGTGCAGATGATGCCATGTCAGTTTTACTCAGAACTTCACCACAATTGAAAACTTCATTTATTAGTTCAAAAAATTCCACTGTTCAGAGTCTGTTCGGAAAGAGACAGCGCTGTATTTGAGAGCGCCGTTTTCTCTTGCATTGACAAGTATGCTGGTGCCTTTTGTCCTCAGAAGCTGGGGTCATAAACAGGGTAACAGCACCTGATCCAGTCATATCCTAATTTCCATTAATATGGATATGGACGAGGAGTTGAGTACAAAATGTTTAAATGGCACGCTTTTAATTGGATCAGCATGTGATCGCAGTGAATGATTAGGTTTGTACATTATGTGTATGTGAAATTATAATACCACAACTTCAAGGATTGGGGAAAAAACAGTATTGGGgtgttcctcctctgagtcgTCTGAAGGCTTTTTGAGGATTTGTCATTGCCTGTGTCTTTGCAGCCGAGTTAATAGATAACAAGAGCATTAAGTGTAGTCATAATAAAGGTTGCGACTAccacaatgcaaaaaaataatataacatATTGTCTAATACCTATGACATGTTGGAGGAAGGTATGTTTGGTATGCCACTgtaacgattaaaaaaaaaaaattagtattttttttaatttgctgctgttttgtgaTTTGGGCAGGTTTTCTTGTCACAGAATTGTAGCAATGTTCAGTTAGGAAACGATGAGCTATGCATGCTGTTATCTGAAGGGATTGATTCATTGTTTAATTATTGATGGCTAAGTTTCACTGCTCTGCATTTTTAGTTGATATATTAAGACCAAGTTAGCGCTGGCCCCGTCTGAGCCTTCCCAGTTCAAAATGTTGACGGTGGCCACCTTCAACGGGTCCTGCTGCACACTGCACGGCATTCTGTTTAGAAGGTTGAGGAAGTTGCAATAAAACATGCtcctgttttggttttgtgtgaaGATCACAATGTTTTAGAAGCTCCCAAACCTGCATTACTGAAAGCAAAGCAGCCCTGAAGTCAAATCAGTGCTGTTGGAGTTGGTTTATGTATAACGCTGCATGACTCATCATTTCATGTTGTGCTTTACCTTTGCTCGAGCTCGCTGTGCAATGCTGATGACAGACTCTTTTTAAAGCGCTCAGACGCAGACACCAAATGAACCAACCATCTGAATCTGTTCCAACTGTGCAGTGAAAAACAACCCTTGGCCTGATTTGAACTTgaatataaataataatgatttgAACTTTAAGCACTGATGTGTGATTTAATCCTTAAGGTCATTTGAAATGGAGAATcaaggtgtttttttgtgagatccaattaaaaaaaaaatatttgaagcTACTTCTAAAAATAGTATTTTAAGCTGTTGTGTTGATTTCTCTCCACAGTACATCTTCGGGGAATTCAGCCCTGATGAGATCAATCAGTTTTTTGTGACTCCACGATGTTACGTTGAGGTAAGATCCTACTTCAGGAAATGATGTGTTgtagtatgttttttttttttttttttttgaatgtcaATATGTATCGTTGTTACACTCTTATAACATATATAACGCCCTCTGATCTCAACTATTCACATGATATTCTTTTGAATATAACTGAAAAGTTAGTCCTGATACTATGAAACAACAGATGCTTCAGTTTGGACATGAGTTATTTGGTCTgcataccgtaaatcctcttatagtagccggggcttttatttttctcaactgtagctggcaccaggcttttaatgaaaggaggcatgtataagagagaggcttatattttaaaatgttcaaatagAGCTGAaagatcttttgtgtcagtttcaacccagtaaaatgtactgagctcatttattgaaaacaagtGTCAAAGAGTACTGAAACAGTAAGAAACAGTGGTGCCGTTTAGAGCTGGGGGATATATATGGAATTAATtcggttttattttttcaatcgatgtgaaaaaaatttaatctcAACATCGAATTGAATGTTTTCTGCCCCCTCAGCCTTTTTTACCGGACgcatgtaatacacacagtcgccataccaggaggactggcgctgtagcacagtcAACATTCTCTTACAAATGAGAAGAGTTACAGCACCGTATCgctttacaggaaaaaaaagaaaagacaaaaaaaagcttacattgggaggcggcttttatgaactttcttcaaagacgcacccagtcattaaaggagacaggtttttaattaaatacaggtcattattagaggatttacggtatatATTTGGTATCATGACAGACTTTTATCTAATGTCATGTAAATGTAATGGAATTGTCAGTCTAATGGTTCTGTGTTGTCTTTGTGCAGCTTCCTCCGTTCAATGACAAAATCCCGTGCGTCACCCAGTCTTCTGGTAGGTACTTTTCTTACACACCATATGACTTTatctatatatatttatatctgaaaacatacatttcatCTAAATGTTCTGCACTATTCCATCAGCTGATTTGTTTTCCTCAGCCATTGGCTAGTTTTTAAAACTGGTCTTTAACTGAACCGACCTGCCTCCTCAGGtggaatttgttttttaatgtccttgtgatttcaatatttttacTTTGTAAGGGGACAAGAAATTCCAGTACACTCTAaccagttatttttttaattcctgaTATTTTGGACCCCCCAGTTCAGTGATGTTGTAGCATGGTGTCCAGTGGTGATCCGTTTGCACATGATATTTGCCTTACTTTGGTTTGTATTGATTATTTAGGAAGTTACTGCACTCCCGCTGTACCTTATATTATGGAGTCTGTGGGACTGCAGGTTTGCGGTGAGTTGAGGAGTCCAACACTTTGTGGCTTGACTAGCTGTGTTGTATGTTTGCTGTAATACTGAAAAATCCAAGTTTTCAAAAACTGGTGGCTTTCTAAACTTTGCGCTGTATTCTTCCTCTTGCCTGTTGGTAAAATCTGTAGAGCTTTGCATGCTGAAGATACTGTTCAGTATCTCATCTTTTCTTGCatttaatgcattttcactACTGCAGGGCGCCAAGTTAAAACCTGGATGAATTTTTCAATGATTTAACCATCATAGCTTATTTATGCAGGGCATAGTGACGGTTTTCTGTGGTAGCTAATatcagtgttcatgtttattCTTACTTGGCTTAAGTTATTCTGCTAAATGCACTTCACTGTAATCATGTTCAGTATTACTAACAGAATATCCTCTAATCTTACCAGAGGAAATAACCGCCTTCTTAACAGAACGTCAGGGTTTACAGTTTGAGTTGAGTTGTCTTGATGAAAGTAACTTGGTTTAATTTTCTGATTTGCTCTTActaatgttttctgtttgttttttttcacgcCTTTTGCACCTCTCACTGCATAATTCCAATTTCAGTGTTTGAGCTTCCATTCAACACATCTTCACTAAACATTCAaactgcttttgttttccaACGCTGACTTACAGTTTCCTGTGTTACATTGATGTTTTATGTTGCAGGAGGAGTAAACAACACATTACGAGGCTTTGACAGAATTTTGTATTATTGTTTCAAACTGTATTTTCTTATTTGTAGGCCTTTTTTGGCAACCATCTGTTTGGTAATATTAATGTAAGCTTAAAGCTATCCAAGTTGAAAAATTTTACTTCTAAATTACACTTATAATGCATAAGTTCATCATAAACCTATTTTACTTGACTTCTCtttcctgcagaaacacaaaaaggtACCAGGATTTTGCTGAAAATGGTTCCAGACAACTGGAAATATTTGTTAACAGTTGATTGTTAGTTGAAACATTTCTTATTGTAGTTGATATTTACTTTGGATTCGGTATAATTTGGTTTGGGAGGTTAAGACGGTCATTCTTCACTTTAAGATGACACTAGTTTTAACACCATGTTGGCAAAGTTGAGCATTTTACCAAATTATTCTCCTTGCAGATTTCCAAATCTGGTCACAAATTGACATGCATGGATGTTTGGTAGCGAATTAAAATCATCTTGTAGAGTTTTAATCCTCTGGGAATTCCTGTCATTGTGGGGTTTCTAATTGTAAACGTTGGCGTTTCTCACCTTTTGAGATTCACAGCACTACAGAGTAATCTGGTGGGATCCCATCAGACAGGCCTCATTACTCCTTTGCATGAAGGCTTCTTCAACATTCAGGATATTGATATGagtttgagtttcttttgtATTTCTAATTCATTGCAATGTTGTCCGCAGCAGAAGACTATCAGCGCATTGAATTTGGCGTGAACGAGGTGATGGACTCCAAGCCTGTCGGGGTGAACGATCCTTTGTACAAGGTATCGAGCACCCTCAACCCTCAGGCTCCAGAGTTCATTCTGAGCTGCCAGTCGGCCCAGAAGGCTCAGCAGGCGTCCCCTCCGGCCGCCGACGTCCCCGATGGAGCCCACTTCAACTCGCTGGACGGACCGGACTCGGAGGCTTTATCCCTGGACAATCACCAGGCCTGCCCAGACATGGACGGTCTCCCAGGCAGCCTTGGACaacgagagagaaagaaaaagaaaaaacgacCGCCGGGGTATTACAACTACCTGGACCCCTCAACTGGCAGCGGCAGCGGTCCGGGAGACGGACCGCCCGTGACGGCGCTGGTGAATGGACATGCACTCGGTGGCCCTCACCACAGTGCCGAGGATGTGGACAGTAAGGCATTGTCGGGGGCTGAACTTCCCACCCCTGGACCTATCTCCACGGCAACGGCAACAGCTGCTGTAGCGGCAGCCAAGTTTGCCCCCACATCCACTGCCAATCAGAGGACTTGTGATAGCCCTGATGACTCCTCTTTGGACTTAACAAGTGGAGCTGCCTCTTTATCAGATGGCAACAATGcaacttcctcctcttcatcctcctctcaaAGCAGAGAGATGACAGAGGGACCAaggactgcagagcagcagccagatcATTTGGCTCTGAAGAGCCCCGAACTTTCAGATACTCCACACAGCCCTCGTTCCAAATCACCTCTTCCTGCTGCCGCGGCcactgcggcggcggcggcggccacccCCTCTGTCATGACTTCCATTACGACTACTGAACTGGAGGCAGGGGAGGAAGCAGACAGTGGGGTGGCCAACGGCCTCGCAGAGCCTATAACTCCTGTCAGTGCAGACGGACACAGAGAGGACTGTGACAGTGGGGAGCAGGCACAGCAGGACAGCACAGACTCTGCTGTCCAGCCAGCAGCGACAGAGCAGGCAGCTTcgcctgcagcttcagctgcacCCACTGCCAATCTCCCCAAATCCTGGGCGAGCCTCTTTCACAACTCCAAACCTCTGCCCGGAGGCCCTCAGGCCTTTGTGGAGGTAAAGAATGTTGTGGAAGTGGTGTCTCCCTCTCTTGCTATGCCAGAACAGCCTGAGAAAGTTGGGGAGGTAAAAGAAGGCCCTGTCCACGTATCAGAGGATCCTATGGCCCCCAAACTTGCAGGTATTATATAAAGCTTTTTATAGCATTCCTTTAAACCATCTTTGTTGAAGGGGTTTTGCTGGAAGTGAAGTTCATTGCTGCTAAATTCACTTACAGCCTGAATCATGTGCCGCGATTACTCCTGTTCCCAAGTGAGCAAAAGCTTTTAAACACCAGTTTCAAAAGAGTTGCAGTAGCAAGTGAGCTTTTACAGTGTCATGCTGTCTATGCTTTATTCTATATTAGGATTGAGTTATAAATGCTGCCCAGTGGCTCCCCACTGGAAAAAGGTTCTCTGTTTAAATTTGTGTGCACCAAATGAACACTAGATGGTGGCACTACACCCAGGATAGCTTCCTGAAGTTAAACCTTGTGcaagctgctgcttctcattaCAAGACTAAAAGTAGGCGAGACAACCCTCGCTGGACTGAGTGAAATATTCCCACAAACCATTTAGCATCTTCTGTTATGTTGCAGACTCATAATCAGGTGACAAAAGATCTGTTAGTCCTGTGAGGCCTTTGCCAGGCAAATATGGATTTACAGTTGGGATGAAGTGGTTGTTGGATAATTATTATTTtaggatgcattttttttttcatcttgaagTGTTTGGGCCCATATTACTATTTGAAATCAGATTTTAAATTGGCAAagagaaactttaaaaataaataataaaaaaaaaaaaaaactcagagcGCTTGTAAATTTTAAAGATAAACCTTCCAACCACAATTTTGTCtgattttgggttttgcagagAATCTGTGAGACCTACGTTAAGATATTTTAGATGTGAACACTGAACAGTTAGTCTTTCAGAGCAGGGACCAGAAAGGGATGGAATAAAATCACTGCCGGTTGGGTGCTTTGCTGCACACATGCTTCAGTTCCAGGGCAGTTGTTTAGTGTCTGCTGCGACTGAGATCGCTggaacttttatttattttgtgataaaatgtgtgtgCAGTCATCTGCTCAGGTACAACACATAACTTGTATAAATTTAAAAGAGAGTTTTTCTTTGAGAACTTGAATATCACAAGTGACTGAAGCCTACAGTCTGTACAATCCAGATGTTTTAAAGCACCAATTGATCAgttggaaaacaaagaaatagtGTGTAGAGTTTATGAGCAGTGAGGTTTTTACAGAGGGGACATAGAATGGTGTCTCACTCTTCAATACTTAGTATTTTAGTGACTAATCAGTtttatgtgagtgtgtttcttgATGTTTAgtctgtttgctgcagtggaacTCACAAGACCTACAGACACCATTGTTTAGCCACAGACTGTTTGGTTCACGTGACGGATTGAGATCAAATAGAAAAGTCCATAAACTTGTAATGAGGGTCTCTGCTGCAGTAAACGCTCACTGCTCTCTTTACAACGAATATTTTCACATCACTCGCTCAGCACATTTGACAGATGTCCCTTGTGTGACATTACAGCTGGAAGTCATAGAATGATGAATAGTCTCaaccttttttattttgaagtttcacctctctgacctctaacGTTGTGTGAACATGAACTGTATAAAGTTTCTCGCCATGGAGGTACTTCACTAACTGCATACATTTTTCTATGAGGTGTTGTTGGTCAGAAAGTCTCACGCTCCTGTAACTGAAAGGCGTGGCACACAAGGACCCTGGACAGATTTTCATCTTAAATAATTAATACTTATTGAATGCAGCGTCTCACAAATAAGTAAAACAGAAGCTCAAATGATTCCCTCAAATGTGGTAGTTCAAGAATGGGATTGTAGTCTGTTCTACAAATGCAGGTAGTTTAACATGTGAACGATTAATTTGAatccaaaaatgtgtttgtcatCGATCTTGTTGTCTCTGTTCAAATGATTTTTGTCTTTGTGATTGTGTGACAACAGTCCACGTTACCATGGGTGCTGTTCAGTGGCAGCCTCCCTTCCTAGGCGTGGCACAGCAAGACCTtgcttttattcacacagcCTCAGATGCTGCTGCCATTCGAGGCAGGAATAAAAGAAGGAACACTTGTTTTGATAGTAGTGAAGTGTTTTTCCCGTGTTTCCAAAATGATGTAATGTTGAAACGCTACGTCGCCATTGGTGAATGTATGCACTTTGGAAAGTATGCAGTCACTTGTTGCTGTTGTTAAGaacattgtgtttgtttgaatccCCAGAACTTATAGAGAATGTGAAGTTGATACATAAACCAGTGTCTTTGCAGCCGAGAGGACTGATCAACAAGGGAAACTGGTGCTATATCAACGCTGTATCCTTTCACTCTTATTGGTATATGGGTTTCATTTAGCCCATTATATTTGCATGATTGATGAACTTGCTTTTACTCGTTTCATATTTTTCTGAGGACGAGGTCAAATATGTCGGATGTAAATCCATTTTCTCCATAACTCTCAGCGTTCAGACCCTACAGGCCCTGATTGCGTGCCCCCCCATGTATCACCTTATGAAGTCAATTCCTCTGCCTAATGAAACCCAGAGACCATGCACCTCCACACCCATGATAGACAACTTGTAAGTCGAGTCTCTGCACATTTCAAACCAGTAATGTGTCTCTCTCACAAAAAATAATGGAGGGTTTCTTTTTCTCTGGCAGTGTAAGGCTGGTGAATGAGTTCAACAACATGCCCGTGCCATCTAAACCCAAACAGCAAGGTAGGACATCGGACGGCTGGATCAGAGACTCTGTTATGATGTTTGATCAGCTTCATTAAGATTTCATGATTTGCGTCTGCAGCTGTTGGTGAAAAGGTCGTCAAGGACATTCGGCCTGGTGTTCCTTTTGAACCAACGTACATTTATAAACTCCTCACGCTCATCAAGTCAAGCCTTTCTGAGAAGGTAAGCTGTTGTGTCATTGAATACTTTTACTCTGGAACAAAAAGTGCCAGGAGTTGTCttgttatgattttttttttttttttttttttttttttttttttggattcatCATCTCATTAAGAGTCTTACTCTGACtggttcagttttaatgatGTGCTGCAAATGAGATGCTTATCTTGTGATT comes from the Salarias fasciatus chromosome 1, fSalaFa1.1, whole genome shotgun sequence genome and includes:
- the usp10 gene encoding ubiquitin carboxyl-terminal hydrolase 10 isoform X1 → MASHSNQYIFGEFSPDEINQFFVTPRCYVELPPFNDKIPCVTQSSGSYCTPAVPYIMESVGLQVCAEDYQRIEFGVNEVMDSKPVGVNDPLYKVSSTLNPQAPEFILSCQSAQKAQQASPPAADVPDGAHFNSLDGPDSEALSLDNHQACPDMDGLPGSLGQRERKKKKKRPPGYYNYLDPSTGSGSGPGDGPPVTALVNGHALGGPHHSAEDVDSKALSGAELPTPGPISTATATAAVAAAKFAPTSTANQRTCDSPDDSSLDLTSGAASLSDGNNATSSSSSSSQSREMTEGPRTAEQQPDHLALKSPELSDTPHSPRSKSPLPAAAATAAAAAATPSVMTSITTTELEAGEEADSGVANGLAEPITPVSADGHREDCDSGEQAQQDSTDSAVQPAATEQAASPAASAAPTANLPKSWASLFHNSKPLPGGPQAFVEVKNVVEVVSPSLAMPEQPEKVGEVKEGPVHVSEDPMAPKLAELIENVKLIHKPVSLQPRGLINKGNWCYINATLQALIACPPMYHLMKSIPLPNETQRPCTSTPMIDNFVRLVNEFNNMPVPSKPKQQAVGEKVVKDIRPGVPFEPTYIYKLLTLIKSSLSEKGRQEDAEEYLGFTLNGLHEEMMALKKLLLPQEEKPPTPNGPESVPGVEEDLADKEEEGSDDEWEQVGPRNKTSITRQADFVRTPITDIFGGHIRSVVYQQNSKESATLQPFFTLQLDIQSEKIRTVQEALETLVARESVQGYTSKTKQEIEISRRVTLEELPPVLVLHLKRFVFEKTGGCQKLTKNIEYPVDLEISKDLLSSGVRSKVVKGQRTYRLFAVVYHHGNSATGGHYTTDVFHIGLNGWLRIDDQTVKVINQYQVVKQTAERTAYLLYYRRVDLL
- the usp10 gene encoding ubiquitin carboxyl-terminal hydrolase 10 isoform X2, whose translation is MASHSNQYIFGEFSPDEINQFFVTPRCYVELPPFNDKIPCVTQSSGSYCTPAVPYIMESVGLQVCEDYQRIEFGVNEVMDSKPVGVNDPLYKVSSTLNPQAPEFILSCQSAQKAQQASPPAADVPDGAHFNSLDGPDSEALSLDNHQACPDMDGLPGSLGQRERKKKKKRPPGYYNYLDPSTGSGSGPGDGPPVTALVNGHALGGPHHSAEDVDSKALSGAELPTPGPISTATATAAVAAAKFAPTSTANQRTCDSPDDSSLDLTSGAASLSDGNNATSSSSSSSQSREMTEGPRTAEQQPDHLALKSPELSDTPHSPRSKSPLPAAAATAAAAAATPSVMTSITTTELEAGEEADSGVANGLAEPITPVSADGHREDCDSGEQAQQDSTDSAVQPAATEQAASPAASAAPTANLPKSWASLFHNSKPLPGGPQAFVEVKNVVEVVSPSLAMPEQPEKVGEVKEGPVHVSEDPMAPKLAELIENVKLIHKPVSLQPRGLINKGNWCYINATLQALIACPPMYHLMKSIPLPNETQRPCTSTPMIDNFVRLVNEFNNMPVPSKPKQQAVGEKVVKDIRPGVPFEPTYIYKLLTLIKSSLSEKGRQEDAEEYLGFTLNGLHEEMMALKKLLLPQEEKPPTPNGPESVPGVEEDLADKEEEGSDDEWEQVGPRNKTSITRQADFVRTPITDIFGGHIRSVVYQQNSKESATLQPFFTLQLDIQSEKIRTVQEALETLVARESVQGYTSKTKQEIEISRRVTLEELPPVLVLHLKRFVFEKTGGCQKLTKNIEYPVDLEISKDLLSSGVRSKVVKGQRTYRLFAVVYHHGNSATGGHYTTDVFHIGLNGWLRIDDQTVKVINQYQVVKQTAERTAYLLYYRRVDLL
- the usp10 gene encoding ubiquitin carboxyl-terminal hydrolase 10 isoform X3, with product MASHSNQYIFGEFSPDEINQFFVTPRCYVELPPFNDKIPCVTQSSAEDYQRIEFGVNEVMDSKPVGVNDPLYKVSSTLNPQAPEFILSCQSAQKAQQASPPAADVPDGAHFNSLDGPDSEALSLDNHQACPDMDGLPGSLGQRERKKKKKRPPGYYNYLDPSTGSGSGPGDGPPVTALVNGHALGGPHHSAEDVDSKALSGAELPTPGPISTATATAAVAAAKFAPTSTANQRTCDSPDDSSLDLTSGAASLSDGNNATSSSSSSSQSREMTEGPRTAEQQPDHLALKSPELSDTPHSPRSKSPLPAAAATAAAAAATPSVMTSITTTELEAGEEADSGVANGLAEPITPVSADGHREDCDSGEQAQQDSTDSAVQPAATEQAASPAASAAPTANLPKSWASLFHNSKPLPGGPQAFVEVKNVVEVVSPSLAMPEQPEKVGEVKEGPVHVSEDPMAPKLAELIENVKLIHKPVSLQPRGLINKGNWCYINATLQALIACPPMYHLMKSIPLPNETQRPCTSTPMIDNFVRLVNEFNNMPVPSKPKQQAVGEKVVKDIRPGVPFEPTYIYKLLTLIKSSLSEKGRQEDAEEYLGFTLNGLHEEMMALKKLLLPQEEKPPTPNGPESVPGVEEDLADKEEEGSDDEWEQVGPRNKTSITRQADFVRTPITDIFGGHIRSVVYQQNSKESATLQPFFTLQLDIQSEKIRTVQEALETLVARESVQGYTSKTKQEIEISRRVTLEELPPVLVLHLKRFVFEKTGGCQKLTKNIEYPVDLEISKDLLSSGVRSKVVKGQRTYRLFAVVYHHGNSATGGHYTTDVFHIGLNGWLRIDDQTVKVINQYQVVKQTAERTAYLLYYRRVDLL
- the usp10 gene encoding ubiquitin carboxyl-terminal hydrolase 10 isoform X4; the encoded protein is MASHSNQYIFGEFSPDEINQFFVTPRCYVELPPFNDKIPCVTQSSEDYQRIEFGVNEVMDSKPVGVNDPLYKVSSTLNPQAPEFILSCQSAQKAQQASPPAADVPDGAHFNSLDGPDSEALSLDNHQACPDMDGLPGSLGQRERKKKKKRPPGYYNYLDPSTGSGSGPGDGPPVTALVNGHALGGPHHSAEDVDSKALSGAELPTPGPISTATATAAVAAAKFAPTSTANQRTCDSPDDSSLDLTSGAASLSDGNNATSSSSSSSQSREMTEGPRTAEQQPDHLALKSPELSDTPHSPRSKSPLPAAAATAAAAAATPSVMTSITTTELEAGEEADSGVANGLAEPITPVSADGHREDCDSGEQAQQDSTDSAVQPAATEQAASPAASAAPTANLPKSWASLFHNSKPLPGGPQAFVEVKNVVEVVSPSLAMPEQPEKVGEVKEGPVHVSEDPMAPKLAELIENVKLIHKPVSLQPRGLINKGNWCYINATLQALIACPPMYHLMKSIPLPNETQRPCTSTPMIDNFVRLVNEFNNMPVPSKPKQQAVGEKVVKDIRPGVPFEPTYIYKLLTLIKSSLSEKGRQEDAEEYLGFTLNGLHEEMMALKKLLLPQEEKPPTPNGPESVPGVEEDLADKEEEGSDDEWEQVGPRNKTSITRQADFVRTPITDIFGGHIRSVVYQQNSKESATLQPFFTLQLDIQSEKIRTVQEALETLVARESVQGYTSKTKQEIEISRRVTLEELPPVLVLHLKRFVFEKTGGCQKLTKNIEYPVDLEISKDLLSSGVRSKVVKGQRTYRLFAVVYHHGNSATGGHYTTDVFHIGLNGWLRIDDQTVKVINQYQVVKQTAERTAYLLYYRRVDLL